The following proteins are co-located in the Macadamia integrifolia cultivar HAES 741 chromosome 3, SCU_Mint_v3, whole genome shotgun sequence genome:
- the LOC122074074 gene encoding uncharacterized protein LOC122074074 isoform X2 produces MKRLRMKMSRPGNCCSVSIAGRGRPKIEKKSAPVQVAFGHGQASSFMRSYGPPKSSASRFQDGANMSGHMLEKEYREPWNYCSYYPLTLPVRRPYSGNPVFLDKEEFGEDSTNMTNNEYSTNSAIELGLMEEQEEPKMIFLQLPTSLPLVKRSATAESSQTTRSAGPSSNVVPSDKGCSLEQLPAGLMGKMLVYKSGAVKLKLGDILYDVSPGSDCAFAQDVVAVNTEEKHCSILGLLDKRAVVTPSVDSLLSRIADMD; encoded by the exons a TGAAGCGATTGAGAATGAAGATGTCAAGACCAGGGAATTGCTGCAGCGTATCAAT TGCTGGGAGGGGAAGGcctaaaattgaaaagaaat CGGCACCTGTGCAAGTTGCATTTGGTCATGGACAAGCATCAAGTTTCATGAGGTCATATGGCCCTCCCAAGAGCAGTGCTAGCAGATTTCAAG ATGGTGCTAACATGTCGGGGCACATGTTGGAGAAAGAATACAGAGAACCCTGG AACTATTGTTCGTACTATCCTCTCACCCTCCCTGTGAGGAGACCATACTCAGGAAACCCAG TGTTTCTTGATAAGGAGGAATTCGGGGAGGATTCTACAAACATGACCAATAATGAATATTCTACAAATTCAGCTATTGAGCTTGGGCTAATG gaagaacaagaagagccaaaaatgatctttcttcaattgcCTACATCTTTGCCTTTAGTAAAGCGATCAGCAACTGCTGAGAGCAGTCAGACAACCAGAAGTGCAGGACCATCCAGTAATGTGGTTCCTTCAGATAAAGGCTGCAGCTTGGAACAGTTACCGGCTGGTTTAATGGGTAAAATGCTAGTATATAAAAGTGGGGCAGTCAAGCTGAAGCTTGGTGATATTCTCTATGAT GTTTCCCCAGGTTCAGATTGTGCATTTGCTCAGGATGTTGTGGCAGTCAATACTGAAGAGAAACATTGCAGCATCCTCGGGTTGCTTGACAAGCGCGCCGTTGTTACCCCGAGTGTCGATTCCCTCCTGAGTAGGATTGCGGACATGGATTAg
- the LOC122074074 gene encoding DNA-directed RNA polymerase III subunit RPC4-like isoform X1, with amino-acid sequence MEPDPTPSAAPRKVKFKPKVPPRRASKPVEIKNEAIENEDVKTRELLQRINESAGRGRPKIEKKSAPVQVAFGHGQASSFMRSYGPPKSSASRFQDGANMSGHMLEKEYREPWNYCSYYPLTLPVRRPYSGNPVFLDKEEFGEDSTNMTNNEYSTNSAIELGLMEEQEEPKMIFLQLPTSLPLVKRSATAESSQTTRSAGPSSNVVPSDKGCSLEQLPAGLMGKMLVYKSGAVKLKLGDILYDVSPGSDCAFAQDVVAVNTEEKHCSILGLLDKRAVVTPSVDSLLSRIADMD; translated from the exons ATGGAGCCAGATCCAACTCCATCTGCTGCTCCTAGGAAG GTGAAATTTAAACCAAAAGTTCCTCCTCGTAGAGCATCCAAACCtgttgaaataaaaaa TGAAGCGATTGAGAATGAAGATGTCAAGACCAGGGAATTGCTGCAGCGTATCAAT GAAAGTGCTGGGAGGGGAAGGcctaaaattgaaaagaaat CGGCACCTGTGCAAGTTGCATTTGGTCATGGACAAGCATCAAGTTTCATGAGGTCATATGGCCCTCCCAAGAGCAGTGCTAGCAGATTTCAAG ATGGTGCTAACATGTCGGGGCACATGTTGGAGAAAGAATACAGAGAACCCTGG AACTATTGTTCGTACTATCCTCTCACCCTCCCTGTGAGGAGACCATACTCAGGAAACCCAG TGTTTCTTGATAAGGAGGAATTCGGGGAGGATTCTACAAACATGACCAATAATGAATATTCTACAAATTCAGCTATTGAGCTTGGGCTAATG gaagaacaagaagagccaaaaatgatctttcttcaattgcCTACATCTTTGCCTTTAGTAAAGCGATCAGCAACTGCTGAGAGCAGTCAGACAACCAGAAGTGCAGGACCATCCAGTAATGTGGTTCCTTCAGATAAAGGCTGCAGCTTGGAACAGTTACCGGCTGGTTTAATGGGTAAAATGCTAGTATATAAAAGTGGGGCAGTCAAGCTGAAGCTTGGTGATATTCTCTATGAT GTTTCCCCAGGTTCAGATTGTGCATTTGCTCAGGATGTTGTGGCAGTCAATACTGAAGAGAAACATTGCAGCATCCTCGGGTTGCTTGACAAGCGCGCCGTTGTTACCCCGAGTGTCGATTCCCTCCTGAGTAGGATTGCGGACATGGATTAg
- the LOC122072870 gene encoding DNA repair protein RAD5B, with the protein MATIILDDEQKVKMIRTVLGAEVPESEILQAFLVCGNRPDAVISHMLDTPGFPNPPVDVKRTSTGARISTQIKEKMPADSAGADPIKVLDPKAEVKMEELAMGFEKNPDNELETKIRVKEEPLDVGCASSSDPLDAQHVKGHKSVFEKNLAKLLERKSRVKEEDLDKGCEKNPINLESKRQTANTRLPWVPSRVKQESPISSPDVEDGEFPEEADWFLVGMTSVTGFSTCKRKRLEFNEIVHFALPKRFSDIVRFSTKRSGEIGRMAMDWAKCIVPLVSSTKVKLCGRFVGTPSVLRLMQEIPLYLSFYVHHSILGQGDPSSWNIIEPSMSYSTSGPLLNLFQLLNIKPFQQAEFTPEELDSRKRKLNLKGDSDLFSSTKRRKGSQQVSEPNNDEQAISESALNKLVGTADVYNLQEMEPPITLNCNLKPYQRQALHWMSELEKGLDVEEAAKTLHPCWSAYRVSDRRAPSIYVNIFSGEATAQFPRATQMARGGILADAMGLGKTVMTIALILAMRGKGIPVDQKPTTHRADDTENKMKVSQKKAKTIVKGGTLIVCPMALLSQWKDELEAHSKPGCISVVVHYGGDKSINPKVFSEPDVVLTTYGVLSSAYKQGPELSILHRVEWFRVVLDEAHTIKSSKTLVAQAAFALSSHCRWCLTGTPLQNRLEDLYSLLCFLHVEPWCNWAWWNKFIQRPYENGEERGLRLIKAILRPLMLRRTKESKDKYGRPILVLPPVEIKTVVCVQSQVERDFYDALFKRSKVQFDKLVAQGKALHNYANILELLLRLRQCCNHPFLVMSRCDTKSERYAELDKLARRFLEGNSNRSNRNQIVPTRAYVEEVVEDIRQGKNTECPICLEFPDDHVLTPCAHGMCRECLLKSWPAQEGGVCPICRTSLKKSELITCPLDNQFWIDIENWKESCKVLKLLDCLELASSTGEKSIIFSQWTSFFDLIQTPLENKGIKFLRFDGKVDQKQRGRVLKEFSENNEKKVLLMSLKAGGVGLNLTAASHVFIMDPWWNPASEEQAIMRIHRIGQKQRVCVKRFIVKETVEERMQEVQARKQRMIAGALTDEEERSTRLEDLKMLFR; encoded by the exons ATGGCGACAATTATACTCGACGATGAACAGAAAGTCAAGATGATCCGGACGGTTCTGGGAGCCGAAGTGCCAGAATCAGAGATCCTCCAAGCATTTTTAGTCTGTGGAAACAGACCAGATGCAGTTATAAGTCACATGCTCGATACTCCTGGGTTTCCAAATCCGCCGGTGGATGTGAAGCGGACGAGTACGGGAGCCCGGATCTCTACCCAGATAAAGGAAAAGATGCCAGCAGATTCTGCCGGAGCTGATCCCATTAAAGTGTTGGACCCAAAGGCTGAAGTGAAGATGGAAGAGCTTGCAATGGGTTTCGAGAAGAACCCTGACAACGAGTTGGAGACGAAGATCAGAGTAAAGGAGGAACCACTCGATGTGGGTTGTGCAAGTTCCAGCGATCCACTCGATGCTCAACATGTTAAAGGGCATAAGTCAGTTTTTGAGAAGAACTTAGCAAAGTTGTTGGAGAGGAAGAGTAGAGTAAAGGAGGAAGATCTCGATAAAGGTTGTGAGAAGAACCCTAtaaatttagaaagtaaacgACAAACGGCTAACACTCGTCTTCCATGGGTTCCTTCTCGTGTCAAGCAAGAAAGCCCCATTTCGAGTCCAGATGTAGAGGATGGCGAGTTCCCAGAAGAAGCAGACTGGTTTCTGGTGGGGATGACTTCTGTCACGGGGTTTTCTACGTGCAAAAGGAAGAGATTGGAGTTCAATGAGATCGTTCATTTTGCTCTCCCTAAGAGATTTTCAGACATTGTTCGCTTCTCAACCAAACGATCAGGGGAG ATTGGGAGGATGGCGATGGATTGGGCAAAATGCATCGTCCCCCTTGTTAGTTCTACCAAGGTGAAGTTATGTGGTCGTTTCGTGGGCACACCTTCTGTCCTTAGGCTGATGCAAGAAATCCCATTATACTTGAG TTTTTATGTGCATCATTCAATTTTGGGCCAGGGGGATCCGTCTTCATGGAATATTATAGAACCATCTATGTCATACTCAACTTCTGGGCCTCTCCTAAATTTGTTCCAGCTGTTGAATATCAAACCATTTCAGCAG GCAGAATTCACACCAGAGGAGCTTGATAGTCGAAAACGCAAGTTAAATCTGAAA GGGGATTCGGATCTCTTTTCGAGcaccaaaagaagaaagggcAGTCAACAGGTTAGCGAACCAAACAATGATGAACAAGCTATCTCAGAGTCAGCATTGAACAAGCTTGTTGGTACAGCAGATGTATACAACTTGCAG gAGATGGAACCCCCGATCACACTAAATTGTAATTTAAAGCCATACCAGAGACAAGCTCTCCACTGGATGTCAGAATTGGAGAAGGGCTTAGACGTCGAGGAGGCAGCAAAAACACTACATCCATGCTGGTCAGCTTATCGTGTCTCTGACAG GAGAGCTCCTTCAATTTATGTGAACATCTTCTCAGGGGAAGCAACTGCTCAATTCCCTAGGGCAACTCAGATGGCTAGAGGAGGA ATTTTAGCAGATGCTATGGGGCTTGGGAAGACTGTGATGACAATTGCTCTTATACTTGCAATGCGAGGCAAGGGTATCCCCGTTGATCAAAAGCCCACCACACATCGTGCAGATGATACTGAGAATAAAATGAAGGTCTCTCaaaagaaggccaaaacaatagTAAAAGGGGGCACTCTTATTGTCTGCCCTATGGCATTGTTAAGCCAGTGGAAG GATGAGCTTGAAGCCCATTCGAAGCCAGGCTGTATTTCAGTTGTTGTCCACTATGGTGGTGATAAGAGCATCAACCCCAAAGTGTTTTCAGAACCTGATGTGGTCTTGACAACGTACGGAGTCTTAAGTTCCGCTTACAAACAA GGTCCGGAATTAAGCATTCTCCACCGAGTAGAGTGGTTCAGGGTGGTGCTTGATGAAGCACACACAATTAAATCCTCAAAGACCCTTGTTGCTCAGGCAGCCTTTGCATTATCCTCACATTGCAGGTGGTGTCTGACAGGAACTCCTCTCCAG AACCGTTTGGAAGACCTCTACAGCCTTTTGTGCTTTTTGCACGTTGAGCCATGGTGCAACTGGGCCTG GTGGAATAAATTCATTCAAAGGCCTTATGAAAATGGCGAAGAAAGAGGCTTGAGATTGATTAAGGCTATCCTTAGGCCACTGATGCTAAGGAGAACCAAGGAATCAAAAGACAAATACGGGAG GCCCATACTGGTTCTCCCACCTGTTGAGATCAAAACCGTTGTGTGTGTACAATCTCAAGTTGAACGGGATTTCTATGATGCCCTCTTTAAGAGATCAAAG GTCCAGTTTGACAAGTTAGTGGCACAAGGCAAGGCGCTCCACAATTATGCAAATATTCTTGAGCTTCTACTCCGATTGAGGCAGTGCTGCAACCACCCATTTCTTGTCATGAG CCGATGTGATACCAAAAGCGAGCGGTATGCAGAGTTGGACAAGCTTGCAAGGCGGTTCCTTGAAGGCAACTCTAATCGATCCAACCGGAATCAGATAGTCCCAACTCGAGCTTATGTTGAAGAGGTTGTGGAGGATATCCGTCAGGGCAAAAACACCGAGTGCCCAATCTGCCTAGAGTTTCCAGATGATCATGTACTCACTCCATGTGCACACGGGATGTGTAGGGAGTGTCTGCTCAAGAGCTGGCCAGCCCAAGAAGGAGGTGTCTGCCCAATTTGTAGGACGTCGTTGAAGAAGAGTGAACTCATAACATGCCCATTAGACAACCAGTTCTGGATTGATATTGAGAACTGGAAGGAATCATGCAAGGTTTTGAAGCTCCTTGATTGCCTGGAGCTTGCATCTAGTACTGGTGAAAAGAGCATTATCTTTAGTCAATGGACTTCTTTTTTTGATCTGATACAGACCCCTCTGGAGAACAAAGGAATTAAGTTCTTAAGGTTTGATGGAAAAGTGGATCAAAAGCAAAGAGggagggttttgaaggagtttagTGAGAACAATGAGAAAAAG GTGTTGTTGATGTCATTGAAAGCTGGGGGTGTTGGTTTAAATTTGACTGCAGCATCTCATGTTTTCATAATG GATCCATGGTGGAATCCTGCATCAGAGGAACAAGCCATAATGCGAATCCATCGGATTGGCCAGAAACAAAGGGTTTGTGTGAAAAGATTCATTGTTAAG